Proteins encoded together in one Anaerotignum propionicum DSM 1682 window:
- a CDS encoding NUDIX hydrolase translates to MSEQKLDIQKISHIFKEHKAEPIFKLQRFAILALITEKNGELCFVLNKRAPSVRQPGDICFPGGHHEVDERLEQTALRETEEELGIPQREISILGKSDYMLTMYRGVIQPFLGYVCYDVLRNSQPNPDEVAEIFTVPISFFMETPPEIHDMVWESVKLDSFPYHRIQGGQEYPFSKCRIPELFYEYKGHTIWGFTAQVIQNIVILLSEK, encoded by the coding sequence ATGTCGGAACAAAAGTTGGATATTCAAAAAATTTCACATATTTTTAAAGAGCATAAGGCAGAACCCATATTTAAGCTTCAACGTTTTGCCATTTTAGCTTTGATTACCGAGAAAAATGGGGAACTATGCTTTGTGTTAAATAAACGTGCTCCTAGTGTACGCCAACCCGGAGATATATGCTTTCCCGGAGGGCACCATGAAGTGGATGAAAGATTGGAACAAACAGCCTTGAGAGAGACAGAGGAGGAGCTGGGCATCCCACAAAGGGAGATTTCCATACTGGGAAAAAGCGATTATATGCTTACCATGTATCGTGGCGTCATTCAGCCTTTTCTGGGCTATGTATGCTATGATGTGTTGCGAAACTCTCAACCAAATCCAGATGAAGTGGCTGAAATTTTTACTGTGCCTATTTCCTTTTTTATGGAGACTCCGCCGGAAATCCATGATATGGTTTGGGAATCGGTAAAGCTGGATAGCTTTCCTTATCACCGCATTCAAGGCGGGCAGGAGTATCCTTTTAGTAAATGCCGCATTCCTGAGCTTTTTTATGAATATAAGGGGCATACCATTTGGGGTTTTACTGCTCAAGTGATTCAGAATATTGTTATTCTTTTGAGTGAAAAATAA
- a CDS encoding tRNA lysidine(34) synthetase produces the protein MKLQKLLSYVRRAVDDYNMIDEGDKIAIGVSGGKDSICLLLALKHLQRFYPKHFEIEAITVSLGLPGAVYDDIQALCDEIGVHYTVVHTDIGQIVFHERKEPNPCSLCAKMRKGALNDAAEKLGCNKVALGHNKDDVVETFFMSLFYEGRVNCFAPVSYLDRKKLYSIRPLMYVPEGEAKSFVVKNQINIVKNPCLADGNTKRQETKELLAELSKNYDNLQEKVFGAIKRSNLKGWNGEI, from the coding sequence ATGAAACTGCAAAAATTACTTAGCTACGTGCGTCGTGCCGTAGATGATTACAATATGATTGATGAGGGTGACAAGATTGCCATTGGCGTTTCCGGCGGCAAAGACAGCATCTGCCTGCTGTTAGCTTTAAAGCACTTACAACGGTTTTATCCCAAGCATTTTGAGATAGAGGCAATTACCGTTTCCTTAGGGCTTCCCGGTGCTGTTTATGATGATATTCAGGCATTGTGTGACGAAATTGGTGTGCATTATACCGTTGTTCATACGGATATTGGTCAAATTGTTTTCCATGAAAGAAAAGAGCCCAATCCATGCTCTCTATGTGCCAAAATGCGCAAAGGCGCCTTAAATGATGCAGCGGAGAAATTGGGCTGTAATAAGGTGGCATTAGGGCATAATAAGGATGATGTGGTTGAGACTTTTTTTATGTCTTTATTTTATGAAGGCAGAGTGAACTGTTTTGCCCCTGTAAGCTATTTGGATAGAAAGAAGCTTTATTCCATCCGTCCTTTGATGTATGTTCCGGAAGGGGAGGCAAAGAGCTTTGTTGTGAAAAACCAGATAAATATAGTGAAAAATCCTTGTCTGGCAGATGGAAATACAAAGCGACAGGAAACAAAGGAACTTTTGGCGGAGCTTTCTAAAAACTATGATAATCTTCAGGAAAAGGTATTTGGTGCCATCAAGCGTTCCAATTTAAAGGGATGGAATGGGGAGATATAA
- a CDS encoding stalk domain-containing protein, which produces MRKKLAALLCAVMCIASFTGCSSAELGYLQMSADMLTKMDVCEASGKVNVELDADAMKEYVAELAKASGSADEDLKDAIQGLDALKGKKSAVIDYALKMDMNTLAYYVDMDVTYDGKKYDMGDMYYAMTDGVYVSGKTVWGMYELTKDLAGKEKDSYLQDENFAKELKTLLDGSKYIKVMSMKELGMTDEEIKKMVPEGGYSKLYASVMDFYKNAFSGFTTNMVSEVNGGYKIKADGKAVAELFVNLLDYVGNNPDTVLGATSTYMMDVMKAMNSSEEEMAAFKAGMEEAKKDTASIKAATDSIKVMVQQGIAKPEVSKALNSFAYEATVTKSGAGFHSTEVFGITNGSKNVLKVTSTGDVKASSGKVVMPTGSVSKDDFEAKMTALVEKYNPVTAVTALWGGEGDSQAMLTKVRKDESFFSAGNDVDLAEYVEADGRVYLPLRVICEAMGEKVEWNNAEKKAYIVRADGKTAMEGLVQNGKSFISVRDFEKLGYGVEFKKVDSLKQVTVTKK; this is translated from the coding sequence ATGAGAAAAAAACTAGCGGCACTTTTGTGCGCGGTAATGTGCATTGCGTCTTTCACAGGCTGTTCCAGCGCAGAGCTGGGATATCTGCAAATGAGCGCAGACATGTTAACCAAAATGGATGTTTGTGAAGCATCTGGTAAAGTGAATGTGGAATTAGATGCAGATGCAATGAAGGAGTATGTTGCAGAGTTGGCGAAAGCTTCAGGCTCCGCAGATGAAGATTTGAAAGACGCTATTCAGGGCTTGGATGCATTAAAAGGCAAAAAGTCTGCTGTAATTGATTATGCTTTAAAAATGGATATGAATACCTTAGCTTATTATGTAGATATGGATGTTACCTATGATGGAAAGAAATATGACATGGGTGATATGTACTACGCAATGACTGATGGTGTTTATGTTTCCGGCAAAACCGTTTGGGGCATGTATGAGTTGACAAAGGACTTAGCAGGTAAGGAAAAAGACAGCTACTTGCAGGATGAAAACTTTGCAAAAGAATTAAAAACACTTTTAGATGGAAGCAAGTATATCAAAGTTATGTCTATGAAAGAATTGGGCATGACCGATGAGGAAATTAAAAAGATGGTTCCCGAAGGTGGCTACAGCAAATTGTATGCTTCTGTAATGGATTTCTACAAAAATGCATTCTCCGGCTTTACAACCAATATGGTAAGTGAAGTTAACGGTGGTTATAAAATCAAAGCAGACGGCAAAGCAGTTGCTGAATTATTTGTTAACTTGTTAGACTATGTTGGCAATAACCCTGACACTGTTTTGGGTGCAACATCAACATATATGATGGATGTTATGAAGGCTATGAATTCTTCCGAAGAGGAAATGGCTGCATTTAAAGCAGGCATGGAGGAAGCAAAGAAAGATACAGCATCTATTAAGGCAGCTACAGATTCAATTAAGGTGATGGTTCAACAGGGTATTGCAAAACCTGAAGTTTCTAAAGCTTTGAATAGCTTTGCTTATGAAGCAACTGTTACAAAATCCGGTGCTGGCTTCCATTCAACAGAAGTATTTGGCATTACAAATGGCAGCAAGAACGTATTGAAGGTAACAAGCACTGGCGACGTAAAGGCAAGCAGCGGCAAGGTTGTTATGCCTACAGGCAGTGTTAGCAAGGATGATTTTGAAGCAAAAATGACAGCTTTGGTTGAAAAGTATAACCCTGTTACTGCTGTAACTGCTCTTTGGGGCGGTGAAGGTGATTCTCAGGCAATGCTGACCAAAGTGAGAAAAGATGAATCTTTCTTCTCCGCTGGCAACGATGTTGATTTGGCAGAGTATGTTGAGGCTGATGGCCGTGTGTATTTGCCTTTGCGCGTGATTTGTGAAGCGATGGGCGAAAAAGTTGAATGGAATAACGCTGAGAAAAAAGCTTATATCGTTCGTGCAGACGGAAAGACAGCAATGGAAGGCCTTGTTCAGAATGGCAAATCTTTCATCAGCGTGCGTGATTTTGAGAAATTAGGCTACGGTGTTGAATTTAAAAAAGTTGATAGTTTGAAGCAAGTAACAGTTACTAAAAAGTAA
- a CDS encoding TIGR04086 family membrane protein: protein MKKKKKENMKKIQKKRDVMEKQGDQSWTCMAKGMAVAYGITCIFFIAYGLILTYTSVSEQSLPMVALVCTALSSAVAGYDWAKCRKKKGLMMGLGAGLLYAAILFLVTALASDTFTMGMSKIMTLIVALAGGGIGGIFGVNGKK from the coding sequence TTGAAAAAGAAAAAAAAGGAAAATATGAAAAAAATACAGAAAAAGAGAGATGTTATGGAAAAACAGGGAGACCAGAGCTGGACCTGTATGGCTAAAGGCATGGCCGTTGCATATGGAATCACCTGTATTTTCTTTATCGCTTATGGGCTTATTTTAACTTACACGAGTGTTTCCGAACAAAGTTTGCCTATGGTTGCATTGGTTTGTACGGCTCTTTCCTCAGCAGTGGCAGGGTATGATTGGGCAAAATGCCGAAAGAAAAAAGGACTAATGATGGGACTGGGGGCAGGGCTTTTGTATGCAGCGATTCTTTTTCTTGTGACAGCTCTAGCCAGCGATACGTTTACCATGGGTATGTCGAAAATAATGACATTAATTGTCGCTTTGGCAGGCGGTGGAATTGGTGGAATTTTTGGGGTTAATGGGAAAAAATAA
- the secF gene encoding protein translocase subunit SecF — MKIVENRKRFFAISLVLILVGFVAMFYQGSKGNGILNWDVEFTGGTSMEIDMGEAYDHNKLNEVIFTVTGQKSPQIQDIIGTNEVGLKMQSIDSKMRTDLENAIKAAFPSADVKSTSDVSGTVSSEMQQAAIKATLIACVAMLIYISIRFRDIRAGGSAIIALLHDILIVIATYAIFRIPVNNSFIAVILTILGYSINATIVIFDRVRENHDRFSSHQNAEKINKSISQTLARSINTSVTTFFTVGAIYVIGVQSIKEFALPMMVGIIVGAYSSICISGSVWYTLLPKKEK; from the coding sequence ATGAAGATAGTTGAGAACAGAAAGAGATTTTTTGCCATTTCCTTGGTACTGATTTTAGTGGGATTTGTGGCAATGTTTTATCAAGGCAGTAAGGGTAATGGTATTTTGAATTGGGACGTTGAATTTACAGGCGGTACTTCCATGGAAATTGATATGGGTGAAGCCTATGATCATAATAAGCTGAATGAGGTTATTTTTACTGTAACCGGCCAAAAAAGTCCTCAGATTCAGGATATTATTGGAACCAATGAGGTTGGGCTGAAAATGCAGTCCATTGACAGTAAAATGAGAACAGACTTAGAGAATGCCATCAAGGCTGCATTTCCATCTGCTGATGTGAAATCAACCTCAGATGTTAGTGGTACAGTTAGCTCTGAGATGCAGCAAGCGGCAATAAAGGCAACATTAATTGCCTGTGTCGCAATGTTAATCTATATTTCCATACGATTTAGAGATATCAGAGCGGGGGGCAGTGCTATCATTGCTTTGTTGCACGACATTTTAATCGTTATTGCCACCTATGCTATTTTCCGAATTCCGGTAAATAACTCGTTTATTGCAGTAATCCTAACTATTTTAGGTTATTCCATTAATGCAACAATTGTAATTTTTGACAGAGTTCGAGAAAATCATGATAGATTTTCTTCCCATCAAAATGCTGAGAAAATTAATAAAAGCATTAGTCAAACATTGGCCAGATCCATTAACACTTCGGTGACTACATTCTTTACCGTTGGAGCAATTTATGTAATCGGTGTACAGTCTATCAAAGAATTTGCCCTTCCTATGATGGTAGGTATCATTGTTGGAGCGTACTCTTCCATTTGTATTTCTGGTTCTGTTTGGTACACGCTATTACCGAAAAAAGAGAAGTAA
- a CDS encoding sensor histidine kinase, with protein sequence MSRKNKQSFFWGIRHMAIARKITLLYSGIFTFSILVISFFMTINITGIQQHIIRRELTITISNIDAYLQQGKSLNNDALRDLLDNKYVEVNVYSKKENAYYFSHFGEEPLLMQLRETNFPPSEGIFAKKDDFYDQGQQTLAQDEFKISVQKEKVENCTEYILENNNRQQIMLISTVIPTQGGQYQVEAYKLIGINSNFLRGFIAKLATVNVIGILCAFLIGWYISQRMLRPVEAIRAAAERITIEDLSQRINTDGPDDEMKELTVTFNSMIDRLESSFQRQNQFISDASHELRTPISVIQGYANLINRWGKSDPDILQEAIDSILSETEHMSALIRKLLFLAKGDQNRMLVQKKLVSLNEIAGEVVKELEVLEVNRKIVFEEKDKAEIWGDPDLIKQLLWIHAENALKYTKDGDLITLRVWKDKKNAFVSVGDNGAGISKVHLSKIFDRFYRVDQSRNKGISGTGLGLSIAKWIADSHFGHILVESTEGEGTTFTNVFALSGKMKKEGEESRKF encoded by the coding sequence ATGTCAAGGAAGAATAAGCAATCCTTTTTTTGGGGTATACGCCATATGGCAATTGCCAGAAAAATTACATTGCTCTACAGTGGGATTTTCACCTTCTCTATTTTAGTCATCAGTTTTTTTATGACTATAAACATTACCGGAATACAGCAGCATATTATTAGACGGGAGCTTACCATCACCATATCTAATATTGATGCTTATCTTCAACAGGGGAAAAGTTTGAACAACGACGCCCTTCGGGATTTATTGGACAATAAATATGTGGAGGTCAATGTTTATTCCAAAAAAGAGAATGCCTATTATTTTAGTCATTTTGGTGAAGAACCTCTGCTGATGCAATTGAGAGAAACAAATTTCCCCCCTTCCGAGGGGATTTTTGCGAAAAAGGACGATTTCTATGACCAGGGTCAACAGACTTTAGCTCAGGATGAGTTTAAAATCAGCGTCCAAAAAGAAAAAGTGGAAAATTGCACGGAGTACATTTTGGAAAATAATAACCGGCAGCAAATCATGCTGATTTCAACGGTTATTCCCACACAAGGCGGGCAGTATCAAGTGGAGGCTTATAAGCTGATTGGAATTAATTCCAACTTTCTTCGAGGCTTTATTGCCAAGCTTGCCACGGTGAACGTGATAGGCATTCTATGTGCCTTTTTAATTGGTTGGTATATCAGCCAGCGGATGCTTCGTCCTGTAGAGGCAATACGCGCTGCTGCAGAGCGGATAACCATTGAAGATTTAAGTCAGCGTATTAATACAGATGGACCCGATGATGAGATGAAGGAATTGACGGTAACATTTAATTCTATGATTGATCGCTTGGAAAGCTCTTTTCAGCGGCAAAATCAGTTCATTTCTGATGCTTCCCATGAATTAAGAACACCAATTTCTGTTATTCAGGGCTATGCAAACTTAATCAATCGTTGGGGGAAAAGCGATCCTGATATTTTGCAGGAGGCTATAGATTCCATTTTAAGCGAAACGGAGCATATGAGTGCCTTGATACGCAAGCTTCTTTTTTTAGCAAAGGGTGATCAGAATCGAATGCTGGTTCAGAAAAAGCTGGTATCGTTGAACGAGATTGCAGGGGAGGTTGTGAAAGAGCTTGAAGTTCTTGAGGTGAACCGAAAAATTGTATTTGAGGAAAAGGATAAGGCAGAAATTTGGGGCGATCCCGATTTAATAAAGCAACTACTGTGGATTCATGCTGAGAATGCACTGAAATATACAAAGGATGGAGACTTAATTACCCTTCGTGTTTGGAAGGATAAAAAAAATGCATTTGTTTCTGTTGGTGATAATGGAGCAGGTATCTCCAAAGTGCATTTGTCTAAAATATTTGACCGCTTTTATCGTGTGGATCAATCCAGAAACAAAGGGATTTCAGGCACAGGACTAGGGCTTTCCATCGCAAAATGGATCGCAGACAGTCATTTTGGCCATATTTTGGTTGAAAGCACGGAGGGAGAAGGGACGACCTTTACCAATGTCTTTGCGTTGAGCGGTAAGATGAAGAAGGAGGGAGAAGAGAGCCGTAAGTTTTAA
- a CDS encoding tyrosine-type recombinase/integrase: MSTYHENLKNIETIRLREIQKELPSFLAEFFRGIAQTTSTKTRLGYAYDLRIFFRYLFEEHRTLGGIEPTRLTVESLNEITSDDIDCFMEYLSYYIRPDYENPENGAELHNDEKGKSRKLAAIRSMFKFFYKKKKVAANPATIVETPKIHDKQIVRLDVNEMADFLDAVESGGKLSDHQKVYHERTKKRDLAITTLLLGTGMRVSECVGINIKDIDFKNYAIKIIRKGGNEVFLYFGDEVQTALQEYLEERKNAITKEENEDALFLSSQGKRITVRAVQNLVKKYALGVTMKKISPHKLRSTFGTNLYQETGDIYLVADTLGHADVNTTKKHYAEIEDQRRRKAASFIKLRKD; the protein is encoded by the coding sequence ATGTCGACATATCATGAGAATTTAAAAAATATTGAAACCATTAGATTGCGGGAGATTCAAAAGGAGCTTCCTTCTTTTTTGGCGGAGTTTTTTCGAGGAATTGCCCAAACCACATCTACAAAAACAAGATTAGGATATGCCTATGATTTACGCATTTTCTTTCGCTATCTTTTTGAGGAGCATCGCACCTTGGGAGGGATAGAACCAACAAGGCTTACGGTGGAAAGTTTGAATGAAATTACCTCCGATGACATTGATTGCTTTATGGAGTATCTTTCTTATTATATCAGGCCCGATTATGAAAATCCTGAAAACGGCGCGGAGCTGCACAACGATGAAAAGGGAAAGTCTCGGAAATTGGCGGCCATACGTTCCATGTTCAAATTTTTTTATAAAAAAAAGAAGGTCGCGGCAAATCCCGCTACCATCGTGGAAACCCCTAAAATTCACGACAAACAAATTGTGCGTCTGGATGTGAATGAAATGGCAGATTTTTTGGATGCTGTAGAATCGGGAGGAAAATTATCCGATCATCAAAAGGTGTATCATGAGCGCACAAAAAAAAGAGATTTAGCCATTACAACCCTACTTTTAGGAACGGGGATGCGCGTTTCTGAATGTGTCGGCATAAATATAAAAGATATAGATTTTAAGAACTATGCCATAAAAATTATTCGCAAAGGTGGAAATGAAGTTTTCCTCTATTTCGGAGATGAGGTACAAACGGCACTGCAGGAATATCTGGAAGAGAGAAAGAATGCAATAACAAAGGAAGAAAATGAAGATGCATTGTTTCTTTCTTCCCAAGGTAAGCGCATCACTGTGCGGGCGGTACAAAATTTAGTTAAAAAATATGCTTTAGGTGTTACTATGAAAAAAATATCTCCACATAAACTGCGGAGTACCTTTGGTACCAATCTGTACCAGGAGACGGGAGATATTTATTTGGTGGCTGACACGTTGGGGCATGCTGATGTAAATACTACCAAAAAGCACTATGCGGAAATAGAGGATCAAAGGCGGCGTAAAGCTGCGTCATTTATTAAGCTAAGAAAGGATTGA
- the lepB gene encoding signal peptidase I → MLRTFVLGTVYVKGSSMEPNFHHGDLVFVNKLATSIASPKKGDIVICQLNSDGQKEKIIKRVIGLPGDVIDLVWNEDSENVEYYLYINDELIEEPYINEPIMTQGDIDYPFTVPDGSYFVMGDNRNASSDSRRESIGPIAKKNLYGKVIFRLYPFDGFGPIS, encoded by the coding sequence GTGCTTCGCACCTTTGTACTGGGTACGGTTTACGTAAAGGGTTCTTCTATGGAACCGAACTTTCACCATGGAGATCTGGTATTTGTCAATAAATTAGCTACTTCTATAGCATCCCCAAAAAAGGGAGATATTGTAATATGTCAGTTGAATTCCGATGGTCAAAAGGAAAAGATAATCAAGCGTGTGATTGGTTTGCCCGGAGATGTCATTGATCTTGTTTGGAATGAAGATAGCGAAAATGTAGAATACTATCTTTATATCAATGATGAACTGATTGAAGAACCCTATATCAATGAACCAATTATGACACAAGGCGATATTGATTATCCCTTCACCGTGCCCGACGGAAGCTATTTTGTAATGGGTGATAACCGAAATGCCAGCTCGGACAGTCGAAGGGAATCCATCGGGCCCATTGCAAAAAAGAATTTATACGGAAAGGTTATATTTCGTTTATATCCCTTTGACGGATTCGGACCGATTTCTTAA
- a CDS encoding PHP domain-containing protein has product MKKSGIIDLHTHSYFSDGTFSPEELILLAKEQGLCAVALTDHDTIKGLEEFIIAGKKHGIETIPGIELAAQWGRFHQPELHIVGLGFDPKAAIWAEQMESFVQNRTIRNIKMVEQLTQIGLPITLEEVTENAGGEIVTRAHFANVLLKKGYIRIRDEAFSKYLTQGRPGYVAKVLPTPTSCIQTIHSAGGISILAHPTLYNLAQDQLDALCQELVPLGLDGIECFYSTFSPSQRKNMMKLAKKHHLYPSGGSDFHGKNKPLIRLGSGRGNLAIPYSLWENMQTHMKALKENPFL; this is encoded by the coding sequence ATGAAAAAAAGCGGCATCATCGATCTACACACCCATTCTTATTTCTCAGATGGTACCTTTTCGCCAGAGGAACTCATTCTTTTGGCAAAAGAACAAGGACTTTGCGCTGTGGCTCTCACTGACCACGATACCATAAAAGGGTTGGAGGAGTTTATTATAGCAGGGAAAAAACATGGTATAGAAACGATACCGGGGATTGAGCTGGCCGCCCAGTGGGGGCGCTTTCATCAACCCGAGCTGCATATTGTAGGTCTTGGATTCGATCCCAAGGCAGCAATTTGGGCAGAGCAAATGGAATCTTTTGTGCAAAATAGAACCATCCGAAATATAAAAATGGTAGAGCAGTTAACCCAAATCGGGTTGCCCATTACCCTAGAGGAAGTAACAGAAAATGCAGGAGGAGAAATCGTAACCCGTGCTCATTTCGCCAATGTCCTTTTAAAAAAAGGTTATATTCGTATACGAGACGAAGCATTTTCAAAATATCTTACCCAAGGTCGCCCTGGCTATGTTGCAAAAGTACTGCCAACCCCCACATCTTGCATCCAAACAATCCACTCCGCCGGAGGAATCAGTATTCTGGCTCACCCTACCCTTTATAATCTTGCTCAGGATCAATTGGACGCTTTGTGTCAAGAATTGGTGCCTCTGGGTTTAGATGGGATAGAATGTTTCTATTCAACCTTCTCACCTTCTCAAAGAAAGAACATGATGAAATTAGCCAAAAAACATCATCTGTACCCGTCGGGAGGCAGTGACTTTCACGGAAAAAACAAACCCCTCATTCGTTTAGGTTCAGGTAGGGGAAACTTAGCCATCCCCTATTCCCTTTGGGAAAATATGCAGACCCATATGAAAGCTTTGAAAGAAAATCCTTTTTTATGA
- the ylqF gene encoding ribosome biogenesis GTPase YlqF — MNIQWYPGHMTKTRRMMEETISLVDIVIELVDARIPYSSKNPDLDTLAKNKHRIILLNKCDLADDRATAIWTDYFEQQGFRVIQMNSLKGTGMNQVTDAARSLMQEKIEKLKARGRINVPIRSMIAGIPNVGKSTFINKYVGKAMTKTGDKPGVTRGKQWIKLKKDFELLDTPGILWPKFEDQEVGLKLAFTGAINDDILDAETLAVSFIDHLLLRNADAIRKRYQIAFDTAAEPHEVLRQIAEARSFKLKGGEPDLARTAKILLDEFRGGKLGRITLELPEDITEMLESKAEREASKATEDKVRKQKFKGKETK; from the coding sequence ATGAATATTCAATGGTACCCTGGACATATGACCAAAACACGGCGTATGATGGAAGAAACCATTTCACTGGTAGATATCGTGATTGAGCTGGTGGATGCCCGCATCCCCTATAGCAGCAAAAACCCCGACTTAGACACATTGGCAAAAAATAAGCATCGTATTATTCTTCTGAATAAATGTGACTTAGCCGACGATAGAGCCACTGCAATTTGGACTGATTATTTTGAACAGCAAGGCTTTCGTGTGATTCAAATGAACTCTCTAAAGGGAACAGGAATGAATCAAGTTACCGATGCCGCAAGAAGTCTGATGCAAGAAAAAATAGAAAAACTGAAGGCAAGAGGCCGTATTAATGTACCCATTCGCAGCATGATTGCCGGCATTCCCAATGTTGGAAAATCTACATTCATTAATAAGTATGTTGGAAAAGCAATGACGAAAACGGGAGATAAGCCCGGCGTAACAAGAGGAAAGCAGTGGATTAAGCTGAAAAAGGATTTTGAATTACTGGATACACCTGGTATTTTATGGCCAAAATTCGAGGATCAAGAAGTAGGCTTAAAGCTTGCCTTTACCGGCGCAATTAATGATGATATCTTAGATGCAGAGACATTAGCGGTATCCTTTATTGACCATCTCCTTCTGCGCAATGCAGATGCCATCAGGAAACGCTATCAAATTGCCTTTGATACCGCTGCGGAACCTCATGAGGTACTCAGGCAAATCGCAGAGGCAAGAAGCTTTAAACTTAAGGGTGGCGAGCCTGATTTGGCACGCACCGCAAAAATTTTATTGGATGAATTTAGAGGTGGCAAGCTTGGACGCATCACCTTAGAACTGCCAGAGGACATCACTGAAATGTTGGAATCCAAAGCAGAAAGAGAAGCATCTAAAGCCACAGAAGATAAAGTACGTAAGCAAAAATTCAAGGGGAAAGAAACAAAATAA
- the secD gene encoding protein translocase subunit SecD, with product MKTKGRLMLLLMLVVALGLSALTYYGIGKDKQFSVNDIQQGLDLSGGVDIVYEADKESVSDEEMSAAISLLQGRLDWNGWAEAEAAQEGTNRIRVQIPGVDDAEKAIQEIGQTAQLLFVDEAGNVLLTGDMIKNATKQVGSTTKNGPSSPYVSLEFNEEGAQRFAQATAENIGKKIMIVMDKTVVSAPTVQTAITDGKAIITGNFTGQEAENTAALIRAGSLPFNLNVIQMKNVGARLGADALSSGVMAGFVGIALVLLYMLFMYRLLGFAADWALIIYIALDLLVLSLFRITLTLPGIAGIVLSIGMAVDANVIIFERIKEELILGKTLRSAVKIGFSRALPAIVDGNVTTLIAAVVLFFLGSGTIKGFATTLMIGIILSMFTALFVTRFIVNSMIKAGLHNPKNYGFRVK from the coding sequence ATGAAAACAAAAGGAAGATTAATGCTACTGCTTATGCTTGTCGTAGCATTAGGGTTAAGTGCATTAACCTATTATGGAATTGGCAAGGACAAGCAGTTTAGTGTAAATGATATTCAACAGGGCTTAGACTTAAGCGGCGGCGTTGACATTGTCTATGAGGCCGATAAAGAGAGTGTTTCAGACGAAGAAATGTCTGCGGCAATTTCCTTGTTGCAAGGCCGTCTGGATTGGAACGGCTGGGCAGAGGCGGAAGCCGCACAGGAAGGTACAAATCGTATTCGTGTGCAAATTCCCGGTGTAGATGATGCAGAAAAAGCAATTCAAGAAATTGGACAGACAGCACAGCTCCTTTTTGTGGATGAGGCTGGAAATGTATTACTTACAGGTGATATGATTAAAAATGCAACAAAGCAGGTTGGATCCACCACAAAGAATGGGCCTTCTTCTCCTTATGTTTCGTTGGAATTTAATGAAGAAGGGGCACAACGGTTTGCTCAGGCAACTGCAGAAAATATTGGAAAGAAAATTATGATTGTAATGGATAAAACTGTGGTTAGCGCACCAACGGTGCAGACAGCTATTACAGATGGAAAAGCCATTATAACAGGTAATTTTACTGGCCAGGAAGCAGAAAATACGGCTGCCTTAATTCGTGCAGGTTCTTTACCATTTAACCTAAACGTAATTCAAATGAAAAATGTTGGTGCGAGATTGGGTGCGGATGCCCTTTCCTCGGGAGTCATGGCAGGTTTTGTAGGCATTGCACTGGTGTTATTGTACATGCTGTTTATGTACAGGCTTTTGGGCTTTGCGGCAGACTGGGCTTTGATTATTTATATTGCGCTGGATTTATTGGTTTTGAGTTTGTTCCGTATCACATTGACTTTGCCGGGTATTGCAGGTATTGTTCTTTCTATCGGTATGGCTGTAGATGCCAATGTCATTATATTTGAACGTATTAAAGAAGAACTGATTCTTGGAAAAACATTGCGTTCTGCTGTGAAGATTGGTTTCTCAAGAGCATTGCCTGCCATTGTGGATGGCAATGTTACCACACTGATTGCGGCGGTGGTATTATTCTTCTTGGGTTCAGGCACAATAAAAGGCTTTGCTACAACGCTGATGATTGGTATTATACTTTCTATGTTTACTGCGTTGTTTGTGACAAGATTTATTGTAAACAGTATGATAAAAGCAGGATTGCATAACCCCAAAAACTATGGGTTTCGCGTAAAGTGA